cctcccccccaccctcccaaaGAAAGCGTTAGAACAGTCACTGGATTtggcaacagcaacaaaaacaaaacaatctctAGGAAAAAGCAGCTACTTGTCAGGGTCGAGTGGTGCCCGGGGAGCTCCCTTCGGGTCCCGCGGACCTCGTCACCCCCAAACCAGTGTGCATTCACTCTCCTGCCACTCCGCCTTTGCCCTCGCCCCTTCCCTGCACCCGGTGGCTCCCGCTCCAGAGCGGACTCCCGGGAGGCTCCACTGCACTCCCCCGTCCCTTACCCGTGACACTCGCTCTCCCAGCATGCCGTCCCCAGGGAGAGGCAGACCCTGCTCTAGACGTGCGTTGGGTTGTCCAGATACGGGTCTGTTTTGGTCATATGCAGCATGACCGTTGGAGCTTTGTAGTGGCAGTGCACCCCGCTGCAGCTGACCCCACTGCAGGGCTTGCCCCTAGTCCTCATGCCCAGCTTCCTGTTGCACAGGCTCTGCCAGGTCTGCAGCGTCTTGGAGCTCCATACCCATACCCCACTGGTGATGCCCACCACCAGTGACATGAAAATCTTTAGCATAAAGACGGCCACGGTGGGCACCGAGGCCTCCAAGGAACAGTTGGCTGCACGCCGGCCAGGAAGGGGCACGCAGCCACGCTCCAGGGCCCTGAGGTTCCAGTAATCCATGTTCAGCCGCTCATAGAAGTAGCAGACGATGACGCAGGTGGCCGGGACAGTGTAGAGGATAGAGAAGACACCGATCTTCACCATCAGCTTCTCCAGCTTCTCTGTGTTGGTACCGCCTGTCTTCATGATCTTCCGGATATGAAAGAGGGCAACAAAGCCTGTAAGGATGAAGGAGGTGCCGATGACCAGGTAGCAGGAGAGTGGGATGAGGACAAATCCAGTCAGGGCGCTGACATCCATGCTCCCCACGTAGCACAGCCCTGTCAGCTCATCCCCTGCCACCTTCCGCATGGTGAGGATGACGATGGTTTTCATAGCCGGGATGCCCCAGGCGGCCATATGGAAGTAGCTGCTGTGGGCTTCGATGGCCTCGTGTCCCCACTTCTTCCCAGCAGCCAGGAACCAGGTGAGTGTGAGGATGACCCACCAGAGCGAGCTGGCCATGCCGAAGTAGTAGAGGATGAGGAAGACAATGGTGCAGCCCGTGCTCTCCAGTCCCTCCTGGATGATGTAGAGCTCCCCATTCTCCCGGTCGCAGGCGATGTTCTCAGCCCCTGCTACCGAGCGGATGATGAAGGCCACTGAGTAGACGTTGTAGCACATGGAGAGGAAGATGATGGGTCTCTCGGGGTACTGGAAGCGGTGCGGGTCAAGCAAGAAGGTGAGCACGGTGAAGGCAGTGGAGACAAAGCAGAGGGTAGACCAGACAGCCATCCAGATGAAGGCAAAGTCTTTGTCCTCCCGGGACCAGTAGACATCCACCCCGGGGGAGCACCTGGGCGCGCAGGAGAGGCTCTTCTCCACGTACTGGAACTTCTCGGGGTTGTCGCAGGCCCCCAGCCCATCGGGGCCCCGGCCCTCGGCAGTGCCCGGTGGCCAGGGCCGGGGtgccacaggcagcatgcccTGGCCCTTGTGGGGCTCGGCGGCCGAGGCGTTCTCGGGGGCCTCCATGCAGAGGGCGTTGGGGTCGTTCTTGGTGGGCAGCTTGCCGCAGTCTAGCGACTCGGGCCAGCCGAAGTTGAACTGCTCCATGATGGGGACGCACTTATGGCGGGCCTGCTCGCACATGGGGCGGCAGGCGGGGATGCTGGCGCTCACCTGGTCGGTGCACATGGGCGCGTagagggagcagaggaagaagcgCAGGTGGACGTGGCAGCCATACTCCACCAGCGGCGCGAACTCGTGCAGCTTCAGCGCAGCCTCGCGCTGGCTCTCGTGGCCCAGCAGGTTGGGCATGCGGGTCAGGTTGTACCCGATGCCGCGGCACATGGGGATGTCCACGGGCTGGCaccgcgccgcccggccccgcgccgcctccAGCGCGCCCAGCTCCAGCCCGCGGCCGGCGGCCGCCAGCTGCCACAGCACCGACAGGGCCAGCCGCAGCCGCAGCGCCGCCatggccccggccccggccccggccccgcggctaCAGCGCCGCCATGGCCCGGCCCGCCCGcgccctccgccgcccccgggccccCGGACCGGCCGCTCGCTGCCGCGGCGGCGCCGCCCCGGGGcagcgccccccgccccccgccgccgccgccgccgccgccccgcgccccatgcggcggcggctccgcgccgcgccgagccccgccgagccccgcgcaAGGCGGCGGCCCGGGACAGcaccgcccgccccgcgccgccgccacGCCCCCGGGgcgggcacggggacggggccgcGCCTCTGCCGgaggtggggggcgggggggggcggcgggggcggcccgcGCGCGAGTGGGGGCGCGGGGAccgcggggcggcccgggagcggcagccgggggggggggggagagggggccgCCAGCCCCACGGCCGGTGCCGCGGCCACCCTGGCATCCCCGGGAAGGGCTCCGGTGCCGCCCGGGCaagggcgccggggggccggggggcgcggggggaccgggggcgccgggggggccggggggccggggggaaccgggggcgctgggggtgccggggggacCGGGAGCCCGGTCTTGCCGCTGTCTCCGGCCCCCAGTCGGGCCGGGCTGCCgggagagcagccccgcgggCACGGCGGGGCAGCACCGGGAGCCGGCGCGCTGCAGGCGGGGTCCCCGGGACCAGCACCGGGGGTGCCCGGGGTGCGGGCTGGCGCCGGGGCGCAGCGCCGTTCCCAGGCATTCCTGCAGACAGCGCCGAGCCCTGCTGTTTATTTAGTAACGAAAGAACAGGCTGTCAGCGCTGTTCCTAATCGCCGTCCACACGCTGACACTCCAGCCGTATATTATTTAAACATACCCAATTCTGTGATATAAGGAAATTCCATGGGAGCCGCTTATCAGTTACTCCAACAGTGTGGGAGATAAGCAGAGCACTGGAATTCCCTTCTGTCACAGCACAACTGCTCGCCCAGCTCTGGTGCCACTGGGAGATGACAATCGGGGAAAGGCGTTAGCGGGGTGCTCACCGGGGCTGTGCCTTGGGTAAGGTATGCCACGCTTCCCCTCGTGTGCTCCAAGAAATGGGCATTTGTGTCGTTGgcgttatttatttatttattttttccctgctgcagggcagatTTGGGGGCAAATCCCCACCCACAGGCCACTTGGCAGGAACAGCTATGTCACCAGGGATGATGCTGTGGCTGAGCTGGGGTGGCACCAGCATGACAGGTACTAGGACCTGTCCCTGGGGTCCCTTGTCTTTTTCTTGTCCCCTCCTCCCTTTCAGCCACTCCAAGATGTGGCCCCACGGCAGGGCCGTGTGTCCCACATAGGGCGAGGGACCCAAGGGTGGCACTGCCACCACTTCAGGGCACCCCACACCCCaaagcccagctcccagcttctTGCAGCTGAGGCAAACCCAGCATCCCTTTATGGATCCGTTTGCTAAGAAAAACTTGGAAACATGACCTGGCAAGAGCCACGAGTCTCAGAAAACAGCTCTGAGTGCCCAGCGGGGGTTTGGGTGTGCAGCGGGCACAGCAGTGCCCACAGaagggggctggcagggccccaGGGTGCCTGAGCCTCTGCACTGCCGTCTTGCCTGAGCCGCCTCCCGTTTTGCTGACACTGGGTCCTCCTGCACGTTCATCCAGTGGGGTTGCGCAAAGGGAAAAATCTATCTGGACACTTCTCGCTGCCCCCgcagctcccagtgctgctgcctggacTGTGAAGGGTTAATGGGGGGGGCGAACTCAcaaataaatgtcttttaatttaattttgctttaatatGTAAAACTGTTGCTCTTGGCagggggtgctgcagcccagccaagAGCAACATGTGGATTTTCAGAGTCAAGGGGCTCCCTTTAATGCAGAGCAGTGGCCACTGCTCAACTCTGCCCTGCACCCCAGGGTGGCACCCTGGgaagcccccccaccccgacaCCAGTTCAGGTGCCTCACGGGATGCCCAGGGGGCCCAAAGGCCCCATGTGGAGAGCAAAGGATCCGTGAGGCCTCCCCAGCACCTCACACACCCGCTGCATGGAGGCTCAGTCCCTGctgtgggggcaggaggggggaaCAACTGTTCcactacccccccccccaaacttgGCCAAATCTTGACCATTTGGTGTGTTGACAGTTAATGGGGCGATCAGTGGTGACCATGCCCGCCCACTGGTAAGCAACCTGCCCAGCTATCTGCGGCAGTGCTGGCCCCCCTGTacctgccagcacagcccccatGGCACAGCTGAGAGGGGCGGGGagcactggggctgctggggggtgGGCACGCTGAAAGCACCGTGCCCATGGCTGGGAGAGCGAGCAGCACGGCCACGCACAGAAGCTGAGGTCTCCAGCAGGTCTGGACGCCTTGCAGTGAAAACAAGAACACCAGGTAGAGCAACACAGCAGATTTATGGCTTTGGAAGTGTCCCTGGGCTGAGAATCCAATATCAATAGCTTGAATAAAGAAATCACAGAGGCTGCACAGAAATCCTGCCCGGGAAGCATCCAGGCTGGCGGAGTGAGGCCATATCGCAGGAGCCCGGGAGCCTGTGGTTCCTGGCAGCAGCTTTGccccatttcctttcttcccgTCAACAGGGCTTGCAAACCTGTGCAAGATTCTCagcaaggggagggagaaggagggcaggaaggccACGGGTTGAGAATAATCCCATGTTGCTGCCTGGCTGCAAAGAAAGGCTGCAAgatgcttcccccccccccctcccccagcgtCCACATGGATGGGCACGGGGTCTGGGGGGATCCCTTGGCACCAGTGATGGGGACAGCCTCGATGGGAGTGatggagcaggggaggggggatgATGGAGAAGGAGAGGCTgtgatggagcacaggaagggGTGatggagggggagagagagataGAGCTGGGAAGGGGCCTGGGGCGCTGCGCCATTGAGCCCTGACAGGGGCAGGCAGGATGTGCACAGGGACGTGGGGGCCCCGTGCCCTCTGTGCTACCTCTGCCCCAACCCTCGCCAGCTGGTTCAGGTCTGCCCAGGTGGTcccagctctttgcagtgcCAGGTTCgcaggcaggggctgtggcAGGGACTTAAAGCCCAAAAAGCAAggacaggccagcagctgtgcccaggagcaagCCTCAGCTCCAAAGGACCCTGTGCTCTTGGTACCAGCTGGAGGGAGGACGAGGGCACAGCCCTGCGGGGATCCAGGCAATTTTCCCTTCCTGAAGAATTTCACAGGAATAGCTGGTGTGAAAGGCCAAGTGGTTCAATTTCAAAGGGATGCCAGCACCAGGGATGGAtaggctggggagcagctgaagGGGGCTATCCTGggagggcccccccccccgggctgtgcCCCACATCAGGCACTTCATGGGGCCCCAGGCTGGCACCCACCTGGGCACCTGTGTGGACAGCTGGGTCTCCCTGCACCAGTGGTGTTGGTGGCCACAAGCGATCCCCAAGACTGGAACCTTTCTATTCCCATGCCAGGCAAACGCACATACGTGTGCGCAGCAATGTGCCTGCCAGCCTGGAGCAGGCCATGGGATGCTCTGCACCCTGTGGCCTCCATGAGCAGCCCCCACTCAGCACCAGACCGCCCACTGTAGGCATGTGGCAGTGGAGCTGGAAGCTGGGGATTTCTGGGGACAGACACTGAAGAAATGGGGGCAGGAACCTGGCACCGGCAGGAGGAGGCGGGTGAAGCAGATGGAGTTTCGTGGCActgtccctgccccagccccagccccagccccagccccagccccagccagcatCAATGGAAGGGAAAAGCCATTTCTTCCCTGACTCAGGCATTAATTATAGCAATGCAATGAgaacccccggggggggggggggggggtggattaACAACCCCCCTCATCCTGCTCCCAAGCTGCAGCTATTTTTATGGCTTCACGGGACTCTGCAGCGTGTGTCACCGGGCAGGCAGCCCTGTCTAGGAAGGACACTGTGGGCATGGCAGCACCAGAACATGGCATGGGGCAAGCCAGGGAGCAATGGGCACGGCCTCACATCCTGGGGGTTCCTGCTGTCCCCCCAGATGCTACCTGACAGCCCTGCAAGGCTGCATGTTGAGACACCCTGGCCCTGGCATGTGTAGCCTTAAAGGACAGGGCTTGTCCCCTCCTCGTCTCACTCCCCTTCCATCTGCACACTCACTCTCCCGGCTGTCATGGCAGGGGATGTCATGTTCTCCCAGTCCTGGTGCCAGGCTGGTGTGGGGTAGGAAAGCGATGCCCAAAGCTCTGCAGGGTCTCTGAGGGAGCTGTAAGAGCCCCATCCATGCCCTTCCAGCTTTGAGCCAAGCCAGGGCCTGACCCAACACTGCATCATGGGGAAGAAAACCTCTTTGCAAATGCCCCTGTGTCCTTTGGCCCCTGGCAAAGGGGAATGGCTGGGAGCCGTGGACGCGGTCCCCTGTTTGCATTCCCCACGTAAAAGGGAGATTATGCAGCCCTGGGCAGTAAGAGGTGCTGCtgaaatgttggaaaaaaaggcaaagcagggTACTGGGTGCTGAGACCCACACCAGGGATCAGGGTGAGTGGCATGGGGGCAgagaggacaggctgagagccCTGCATGGAGACTGGCTCGAGGCTGCTCCCGCCTTGTGCTCTCCACTTTCATCTCCgtcagcagggtgctggggatgctcagTGCCCACTGCTAGCCCTGAGCTTCCCCTCACTGCTCCCAGCGGGTGGCGGAGGAACAGGATTTATCCTTACTGGCAGAGGGGATGTGGGCAGAGGGATGGCATCCCAGATGCACCAGGCCTCGTTAGGGCAACAGCAGCCTCCCTCCAGAGCACAATGGGGCAGCATGGAGGAaacgtcctgctgctggcagccatcCCTACCCTagagcagctggggacaggcagcacagggcaCGGCCCTGGCCCCCTGGGAGCCCTGGGAGCCTGAGGGACCAGCACGTGGATGGGGACCATgtgcagcgtggggctggtggcTCCCCAGCCTCCATGCTCAGGGGTCAGAGCGGGATGACAGTGGGGTGCCCCTGGGGGAGCCCCAATTGGGAGGTGGCTAGCATGGGGACAGGCGAGAAAATTAGGCTGTCCCCCACCATCTCCCTTGGCTGCTTTTCCTGCAGACAGCATTTTTAGCTGGTGAGTGTGGCTGATAATGCAGCTGGCGGCACAACTGGCTACCTCCAGCCTCCTTGGAGGGCTGGGACGCACGAGCCTGGCCTGGAGACCCCAGCCTGCCCCAACGTCCTCCCCAGAAAGCTGGGCTGAGCCGTGTCCTGCCCCAGCCTTCTTGCTCACCCCAGCAGACCCTACCGCAGGGAGGACAGGACGCAGGCAGGCCTCAGCAGCAGGCATTCACTCTGAACCCTACTGATGGCAGCACCAGCAGTTCACAGCAGCTGCCTCACAGAGGCTGGTGGAGGACTGGAGCTCGCTGCCAGCAGACCGAGCTCTGGGAACAATGGGTCATACAGCCACCAGACCAGGCCATGGGGTGACTGTCTGCCCCACAGCTGACCTTCAGCGTTCCCCAGTGTCCCGGCAGACCAAGAACAGGCAGAGGAGGAGCATGGTGTTTGAAGCAGGCTCTGTTGTGCTCCCAGATGACTTCCCAGGCTAGCACAGAAGCCCTTTcatccccagccccgctgcctgcctCTTGCACCCGCCTGCTTTGCCAAAATGGAGCTCTTCCCCAGGACGCCGTATCCCACAGTCCCGTGGTGCCGCCGGGCTGCGCTCCCAGCATGCCGGTGTCAGCGGCGGCCCCGGTGCAGGCACACACTCGGCTCTTTCTTCACCCGGTCCAGGCCCCTCGGCCCCGCGCACAGCCCGGTGCTGGCAGGCGGGCCTGCACTGCACAATGTGCCTCCTTGTTCGCCCTGTCCCAGGGCCTGCTTGCGGGGAATGGCAGGGAATCGCCTCCGTTTCCTGCTGGAGTTTTATTACATCtccatataaataaataaatacaactcAGAGGAGAAGACGAGAACCATGGGGCAGCTTGGAGCCAGGCAGGACGTGGGCTGGGCTGAGCCCTGTGGCGGGGCCAGGAGAAGGGGGGAAGAAACCAGGTCTCACCCTGCCGGGAGCACCCCAGCATGGCATGGGACAGTGGGAACACGCTCTTCCTGCCCTTCCATCCTTTCATCCCCTCGTCTGCATCCCTATGCCTTCTTGCCTTTCACACTGCGCAGAGCAGCGTGCTCCCCAGGCAGAGTTTCAGGCTCTTCCAGGCATCCCTGCCTTCCCCCACTCTTGTGCCTCTCCTTCATCCTCCAGTGACTGCAGCGGCCCTGTCCTCGCACCCAGCTCCTCACAGAGCTGATAGCCAGGACACTGTGCTGGCCTGGAGGTGCTTTTAACTTCCTATTGAGTGGGCCAAAGCGCCCATTCAGCCAAACCAAGGCAGGTCTCCAGTGAAAGCTGAATGCACTGAACCCACAGagcccccaaaacctcccctgCCGCCTGTAAGCATGAGTGGCCTCTTGGCAGTCCCATGTGCACATGCCAGAAAGTCACAAAATGATAGAATCACTTAGATGGGAAAAGGCCCTTCAAATCATTGAGTCCTCCTCGTGCTTGCTGCAGACACCCCTGTGGCAGCTGGAGGCAGAAGCCTTTCTCCCAGCTGCGCAGCCATGCTGAGGAGCCGGGGCCAGCACCCAGCTACCACAGACACTGTCACGGGGCAGgggtggcctgggaagagttTTGGTGCTTCCACCAGTGCTTTTAAGTGGGTTGGCTTCAAGTCCTTCAGCGAAGTTCAGACTGAGCCCTGTGAGCAGACTGAGGCAGATGAGACTAAAGCAATCTCCAGCTGAATATCTGCACAGCCCTGAGATCCCACCCCCTTCCCAATGCCCCGTTACTGGACAGAGCTCATTGGCACTGGGGAACGCAGTACTACGCcgcttcttttctttctatgaCCCAAGTCAGCCCATGTTCGGGTCACAGTCCTTCCTCTTTGTGACAGCTCCTACCCAATGTTGTGTCTCCTCTTGCTCTCAACTGACCCCCTGGTACGCACGTCCTCCCCTCCCATCCAGATCTTCCTTCAGTACTTCCCTCATCTTCTCTCTGTGTGGAGTGCGCTCAGAGCATCATTTCCAACCTGTCCAGAGATTTGTTCCAGGGAGAAGTTCTTCAGCCATGTCTCTTATCTGTTTACCTGGGCACCGTGGTCATTCAACAATTTCCATTGGTATCTCCACCCAGCCTTCGCGCATGGTTGATAACCACACAATTCTTCATTTCAGTGTGCTTACAGCTGAGCTGCTGCGGATGAGCTGCTGCAATAAGGAGCTGGATTACTCCAGCACCCTACAAGGCCAGGACTGACACTGATGTCCTGGCCAAGCCAGGTGGACACTGAGTTTTGTACACTTTTGGACAAAGGATTTCCAGCTCCAATTCAACTGAAAACAGAGcccttctgccctgctgcctctcaCCGCCTGCAGACATTTGGACTTCATGCCCACACAATTGTTTCCTTATCATCACCAGTCATTCTGGTCCTCACCGAGCCTCGCAGTATCAGATGCCTGGTCAGATGGTCTCTTACAATCGTGAT
This is a stretch of genomic DNA from Anser cygnoides isolate HZ-2024a breed goose chromosome 18, Taihu_goose_T2T_genome, whole genome shotgun sequence. It encodes these proteins:
- the FZD9 gene encoding frizzled-9; this encodes MAALRLRLALSVLWQLAAAGRGLELGALEAARGRAARCQPVDIPMCRGIGYNLTRMPNLLGHESQREAALKLHEFAPLVEYGCHVHLRFFLCSLYAPMCTDQVSASIPACRPMCEQARHKCVPIMEQFNFGWPESLDCGKLPTKNDPNALCMEAPENASAAEPHKGQGMLPVAPRPWPPGTAEGRGPDGLGACDNPEKFQYVEKSLSCAPRCSPGVDVYWSREDKDFAFIWMAVWSTLCFVSTAFTVLTFLLDPHRFQYPERPIIFLSMCYNVYSVAFIIRSVAGAENIACDRENGELYIIQEGLESTGCTIVFLILYYFGMASSLWWVILTLTWFLAAGKKWGHEAIEAHSSYFHMAAWGIPAMKTIVILTMRKVAGDELTGLCYVGSMDVSALTGFVLIPLSCYLVIGTSFILTGFVALFHIRKIMKTGGTNTEKLEKLMVKIGVFSILYTVPATCVIVCYFYERLNMDYWNLRALERGCVPLPGRRAANCSLEASVPTVAVFMLKIFMSLVVGITSGVWVWSSKTLQTWQSLCNRKLGMRTRGKPCSGVSCSGVHCHYKAPTVMLHMTKTDPYLDNPTHV